A genomic region of Pyrus communis chromosome 14, drPyrComm1.1, whole genome shotgun sequence contains the following coding sequences:
- the LOC137714741 gene encoding G-type lectin S-receptor-like serine/threonine-protein kinase LECRK2 produces the protein MAFELTYSLCFLLILLHLPLFTTSQPYQNKSLGSSLVAQDDDSAWLSPSEEFAFGFQRIGNDGGFLLAIWFNKIPGKTVVWSAINGSLFQKGSTVEFTVDGFFIKDSETGNQQFISDQTAANGVAYAAMLDTGNFVLANKNSINLWESFHYPTNTILPTQTLSQGNVLYASYSETNYSKGRFQLNLQFDGNLVLYTTNFPLDTPNYAYWFTKTEGSGFQVVFNMSGYILLTDKNGSVVYTVSDSDKMASVKDYYQRATLDSDGVFRHYVYHKSNGSFVETGTKAWSTFWFQPPNICIAIEDRGPGPCGFNSICEHDDQGPTICRCPQGYTSIDVNDERKGCKQKFIPQSCDESSPESHGFVLAEMPYTDWPNGDYEHFQPVDEDWCKKSCLGDCFCAIAIYNNDRQDCYKKGIPLLNGRNDNSTAWKSLIKVGADNSTSKYGKKKEISALVLVGSALMLIISYLIIFIITYLFFSRLYSKQAKTSDLYPVVQGFNLKRFTYMELKEATEGFKEELGRGGFATVYKGVLASDNGKGVAVKRLDNMVRENDFEFKAEVSMIGGTSHKNLVKLLGFCNEGQHRILVYEFMTNGSLSSFLFGNSRPSWYQRREIALGTARGLRYLHEECSSQIIHCDIKPQNILLDDSFTARIADFGVAKLLKMDQTRTTTRFRGTKGYVAPEWFKSLPVTVKADVYSFGILLLEIICCRKHYEENVQDEEQMILADWAYGCYEQKKLHLLIKNDDDEAKQDIKNMELFLMIAFWCIQEDPSLRPTMSKVTPMLEGNLEVSVPPNPSSLYVLSK, from the coding sequence ATGGCTTTTGAACTGACATATTCTCTATGCTTTCTACTTATCCTCCTACATCTGCCACTTTTCACCACTTCTCAACCTTACCAGAATAAATCTTTAGGCTCGTCTCTCGTTGCTCAGGACGATGACTCTGCATGGCTCTCACCTTCTGAGGAATTTGCTTTCGGTTTCCAAAGAATTGGAAATGATGGTGGCTTCTTACTCGCCATCTGGTTCAACAAAATACCAGGAAAAACTGTCGTCTGGTCAGCTATTAATGGAAGTCTTTTCCAAAAAGGATCCACGGTTGAGTTCACCGTGGATGGCTTTTTTATCAAGGATTCTGAAACGGGTAATCAGCAATTCATTTCTGATCAGACTGCTGCCAATGGGGTTGCCTATGCAGCCATGCTTGACACTGGAAATTTCGTCCTGGCcaacaaaaattcaatcaatCTGTGGGAGAGTTTTCATTATCCTACTAATACAATCCTCCCCACACAAACTCTCAGTCAAGGCAACGTACTTTACGCCAGCTATTCTGAAACCAATTACTCAAAGGGCAGATTCCAGTTAAACCTACAGTTCGACGGAAATCTTGTGCTTTATACAACGAATTTTCCATTGGATACTCCCAACTATGCTTACTGGTTCACCAAAACCGAGGGCAGTGGCTTTCAGGTTGTCTTTAACATGTCTGGCTATATTTTGCTTACAGACAAAAATGGAAGCGTAGTTTACACAGTATCAGATTCAGACAAGATGGCTTCGGTCAAAGATTACTACCAAAGAGCAACTCTTGATTCTGATGGAGTTTTCAGGCACTATGTCTACCATAAAAGCAATGGCTCATTTGTGGAAACGGGGACCAAGGCTTGGTCCACTTTTTGGTTCCAACCTCCAAATATTTGCATTGCAATAGAAGACAGAGGCCCAGGTCCATGTGGGTTCAACAGCATATGTGAACATGATGATCAAGGACCTACTATTTGTCGGTGCCCGCAGGGTTACACCTCCATTGACGTAAACGATGAGCGCAAAGGATGCAAACAAAAATTCATTCCCCAAAGTTGTGATGAATCCTCACCAGAATCACATGGTTTTGTGTTGGCAGAGATGCCATACACAGATTGGCCTAATGGAGATTATGAGCATTTTCAGCCGGTAGATGAGGACTGGTGCAAGAAGAGTTGTCTGGGTGACTGTTTCTGTGCCATTGCCATTTATAACAACGATCGGCAAGACTGTTATAAGAAGGGAATTCCCCTTTTGAATGGGAGGAATGACAACAGTACTGCATGGAAATCCCTCATCAAAGTAGGAGCAGACAATTCTACTTCAAAATacggaaaaaagaaagagatttCAGCTTTAGTCCTCGTCGGATCAGCGCTCATGCTGATAATCagctatttgattatttttataataaccTATTTGTTTTTTTCTCGCTTGTACTCCAAGCAAGCAAAGACGAGTGACCTTTACCCAGTTGTTCAAGGCTTTAATCTAAAACGCTTCACTTACATGGAGTTAAAAGAAGCTACAGAAGGATTCAAGGAAGAACTAGGCCGTGGCGGTTTTGCAACAGTTTACAAAGGAGTTTTAGCATCTGACAATGGGAAAGGTGTTGCTGTCAAAAGATTGGACAATATGGTCAGAGAAAATGATTTCGAATTCAAGGCTGAAGTGAGCATGATTGGGGGAACAAGTCACAAAAATTTAGTCAAGCTACTAGGATTTTGCAATGAAGGACAACACCGAATTCTTGTGTATGAGTTTATGACGAATGGATCCTTATCAAGCTTCCTCTTTGGAAATTCAAGGCCAAGCTGGTACCAAAGAAGAGAAATTGCCTTGGGAACTGCACGAGGGCTCCGGTATTTGCATGAAGAGTGTAGCAGCCAAATCATACATTGTGACATTAAGCCTCAAAACATTCTTCTAGATGACTCTTTCACTGCAAGAATTGCCGACTTTGGAGTGGCCAAGCTATTGAAGATGGACCAAACTCGTACGACTACAAGATTTCGAGGAACAAAAGGGTACGTAGCTCCTGAATGGTTCAAAAGCTTGCCCGTCACAGTGAAGGCGGATGTTTATAGCTTTGGCATTTTGTTATTAGAGATTATTTGCTGCAGGAAGCATTATGAAGAAAACGTGCAGGATGAAGAACAAATGATACTAGCTGATTGGGCATATGGTTGCTATGAGCAAAAGAAACTGCACCTGCTAATcaagaatgatgatgatgaggccAAGCAGGACATCAAGAACATGGAACTGTTTCTGATGATCGCATTTTGGTGCATTCAAGAGGATCCATCACTAAGACCGACCATGAGCAAAGTGACACCGATGCTTGAAGGAAACCTTGAAGTTTCAGTCCCACCAAATCCATCCTCATTATATGTTCTATCTAAGTGA